In Verrucomicrobiota bacterium, the genomic window GAAGAGGACGATGACGGTGAAGTTGACCGAGCCGCCGTTCATCGAGCCGGCGACGTCGGCGTTGGAGTAACGGGCCAGGAAGGCGCGGTCGATGACGGTCTGGACGCTCCACATGCCCGTGCTGACGATAAGCGGCAGGGCCACGCTGAGCAGCTCCCGGTAGCCGCCGTCGGCGCGCCATCTGTCAGCAAGATATTTGAGAACCATGGTGTTTGTCCGTTCTGACTCCGCGAAGGTCACACTCCACACAGGAGGCGGTTGCCGGTCGAGGCACCCGTGGATTTCGCGGCCGCCCCGTCGAGCTCACTCGATATCGAGGGGCGGCACGTCCGGATGCGGGGCAATGTAGGGGGGCGGGACCTCTTCCTCGATGACGCGCATCGAGCGCCACTTGCCGCCGAGGAACCTGAACAGCATGACGAACGAGAGCGCAATGACGCAGGCGGTTGTGAAGGTCCAAAACCGGTAAAGGGTGGCGTGGCCGGTGGCGTAGAGGATCCAGTTCGGCACGACGACGAGACCATATGAAACCGCGGTGGCCGCGATCAGGGGGAAACGCGTGTCGCCGGCGCCGCGTAAGGCGGAGATGAAGGTAATGGTGAAGCCGTCGAAGACGGTGTAGAGAGCGACGTAACGCAGCAGCACGATCGTGGTGGAGGCGTATGTGCGGAACTCCTCCGGATCGGCGTTGACGGCAAGCAGTGCAAGAAACAGCCGGGGCACCAGCACGTAGCAGGCGGCGATGGTCACCATGTAGACCGTCACCAGGTGGATGCCCGACCAGACCGTGCGGGCGGCGACGTCTGGGCGGTACTCGCCCTGGCGGCGCCCGACGAGTGTGGACAGGGAGACGCCGATGCCGAACATGGGCATGAACGCGAGCTGATTGATGCTGAACGCCGCCGCGGTGGCGATCAGTCCGGTCGTGGTCACCCTGCCGATGAGACTGAGGAAGATGGTCCACACGAGCACGTCAAGCATGCCGGTCAAGCCCGCTGGGAAGCCGAACCGCATGAGTCGGACGAAGAGATTCCTGTCGAAGCGGAAGCCGGACGCGGTGGCGAACCGCTCGCGGTGGCGGCGGCGGAGCATGAGCAGCATGAACAGGCAGGCGCCGACGGCGTTGGCGACGACGGTGGCCCAGGCGGCGCCGGCGATGCCCATCTCTGGGAAGCCCGCGTGGCCGAAGATCCACAGGTAGTTGAGACCGACATTGATGACGACAGAAAGTGAGGTCACCAGCATGACGGTGATCGTGTCGCCGCGGCCGGTGAAGAACGATGAAAGGGCCGCGGAGAGCACACTGATGCCGGCGCCGCCGAGGACGATGCGGAAGTAGGTCACCTCGTGGACGCGGAGTCCGGCCTCGTGGCCGACGAGATCGAGCAGGGGTCCTGCGAACACCGATGCGATGAGGAAGACGACCCAAGCGCCCAGGGCGAAGAACGCGCCCTGCCACACGGCGAGGCCAACGCGGTCGGGCCGGCGGGCGCCGACGTATTGGGCCACAAAGGTGTTGCAGTAGGCGGCCGTGCTGGTGAACAGCACGATGATCGTGAAGGCCGCGATGCCGGCCTGCATCGAGGCGGCCATGGTCTTGCCCGAGTACCAGCCGAGGAAGACGCGATCGACGAAGAGCTGGAGGCTCGTGATGCCCATGCTGACGACGAGGGGCAGCGCCATCTGGAGCAGCTCGCGGTAGCCGCCCTCGCCGCGCCATCGGTTTTTCAGCCAGCACCACATCGTCGGGATCATTCTTGCCTGGGTTCGTGAGCCGTTATTTCTACACGAGCCGCATGCGCCTGTCGAGAACACTCGTGGGATCGCGCGCGAGGCTATTCGGCCTCGGCGAGAGGGGCCTCCGTGTACGGCCCGAGTCGCGGAGGCGGGACGTGGTCCTCGATGACGCGCATCGTGCGCCACTTGCCGCCGAGAAAACGGCCGAGCATCACCATCGAGAGCACGACGAAGTAGGCGGCGGCCAGGGCCCAGTTGAGGTAGATGTTCCGAACCCCGAGCAGGTAGAGCATGAGGCTCGGCACGCCGACAATGCCCCACGACAGGCTGATCATGGCCACCATCGGGAAGCGCGTGTCGCCGGCGCCTTTCAGCGCGCCCTGGAGGATAATTGACAGGCCATCGAAGACCGCCTCGAACGCAACGAACCACAGCAGCGTGGCGGTCAGCTCGGCCACGGGCCGGAACGCGACGGGATCAGCCTTCGCCGAGAAGATGAAGATGAAGGCGCCCGGGACGACGATGACCAGCGCAGAGAAGACGAGCGTGTGGACCACCGCCAGGTGAACGCCCGACCACGCCGCGCGGGCCGCGGCCTGTGGCCTGCGCTCGCCCTGGTATCGTCCGACGAGGGTCGAGACCGCGATCGCCACGCCGAACAGCGGCATGTAGATCAGAGTGTTGATGTTATTCGCCACGGCGTTGGCCGCGCTCTGGGCGACGCTGTAGGAGCCGATCACCAGGACGAATACGGCCCAGACGGTCACTTCGAGCGAGTAGCTCACGCCCGTGGGCAGACCGAAGCGGAGCAGACGATGGAACAGGTCGGCGTCGAACCGGAACCCGGACATCGTGCCGAACTCGACGCGGTGGCGGGGCCGCACCATGAGCAGGAAGAAGGCGAGCGCATAGACGGCATTCGAGACGACCGTGGCCCACGCGGCTCCGGTGATGCCCATTGCCGGAAAGCCGAGGTGGCCGAAGATCCAGACGTAGTCAAGGATCACGTTGACGGCGACCGCGACGGCCGTGACGATCATGACGGTCGACGTAACCTCGCGTCCGCTGAAGAACGTCGACAACGCGGTGCCCAGCACGAGGAAGACCGAGCCGCCGAGCGTGATGCGGAAGTAGATGCTCTCGGCGCGGGCCAGCTCGGGCGCGTGGTTGACGGACGAAAAGACGCCCGACCCGAAGCGCGAGACGACAAACAGGACAACGCCCGCGGCGAGACTGAAGAAGGCGGCCTGCCACACGGCCCGCCCGACGCGGCCCGGACGGCCCGCGCCCATGTACTGCGCGACGAAGGTGTTCGCATAGGACGCCGTGCCCGTGAACAGACACAGGACGGCGAGCGAAGCGATCCCGCTGTTCGTCGAGGCGGCGACAGCCTCGTTGGCGTACCACGACAGGAACGTGCGGTCGATCACGTGCTGGAGGCTCCACATCCCCGTGCTCACGATGAGGGGGAATGCCACCTTGAGCAGCTCGCCGTAGCCGCCCTCGCCGCGCCATCGGTCTGAAATGCACTGCCCGAGCCCCATAGCCATCCGGTCGCTCTGTGAGCCACATACTCTACACGCCCGCTCGCGCGTCGTCGAGAACACGTCTCCTCGTGCCCGTCGCCTCCGGGCCGCAGGAAAGGAACTCAACGGCGCCGTCTGGAAACTCAACCGCGCCGCCATTGTCGGTCGTAGCCCGCCCGGCTACTATGACCGCGTCAGATGCAGGCCAATCCACCGGAGGGCGGTAGATGAACGTGCAGGAGCTCGGACAGAGGATCCGCGCTCGTCGAGAGAAGTGCGGCCTCAAACAGTGCGATGTGGCGGCGGCGCTCCAGGTCAGCCCGCAGGCTGTATCGAAGTGGGAGCGTGGCGAGAACGCCCCGGACATCGCCCTGCTGCCCTCGCTCTGCAAGCTGGTGGGTGTTTCGGTCGACTGGCTTCTGGGCTGCTACGGGGAGGACCGCGACGTGTTCGAGGCGACGGTCTTCTCCTCGGGCGTGCAGAACGCACGCGAGATGTCCGAGAGCCTCGAGCCGCGCGCGTTCGCCGCGTGGACCAACAGCGTTTGCCACCAGGTCACCGAAGCCGTTCTGCAGCACGGCGGCGTGCCGATCAAGCATAGGGGACCGGGCCTGCTCTGCTTTTTCGCGGGCTCGGAGCACCGCGAGCGGGCTGTCCGGAGTGCGATCAGCGCGAAGAAGGCCTCGTCAGTTCCGCTCAAGATCGGCATCGCCACCGGACGCATCTACTTCGGACCGATCGGGCATCCTGACTACGCGCAACCGGACATCATGGGTGAAGCGGTGAGCCTTGCCAGCTTGGTCGCCGGATGGGCTGCTGCGAACACGACGAGCGGCATCGCCGCAAGCGCGTTAACAGCCGCCGGTCTCACGGCGCCTTTTTCGTTCGGCCAGGAAGAACAGACGCAATTCACCGGGATCAGCCACCCGGTTGAGGTGTGCGAACTCGAAAGCTGATCTTGTCCTGAAGGGAGTGCGCGAATGCCAGCCATCGCAGTGGTCGGGGCAAACTGGGGCGACGAGGGGAAAGGCAAGATCGCCGACTACCTCGCCGGGCAGGCGGACGTCGTTGCCCGCTTCCAGGGCGGGAACAACGCTGGTCACACGGTCA contains:
- a CDS encoding helix-turn-helix domain-containing protein, translated to MNVQELGQRIRARREKCGLKQCDVAAALQVSPQAVSKWERGENAPDIALLPSLCKLVGVSVDWLLGCYGEDRDVFEATVFSSGVQNAREMSESLEPRAFAAWTNSVCHQVTEAVLQHGGVPIKHRGPGLLCFFAGSEHRERAVRSAISAKKASSVPLKIGIATGRIYFGPIGHPDYAQPDIMGEAVSLASLVAGWAAANTTSGIAASALTAAGLTAPFSFGQEEQTQFTGISHPVEVCELES
- a CDS encoding MATE family efflux transporter; this translates as MAMGLGQCISDRWRGEGGYGELLKVAFPLIVSTGMWSLQHVIDRTFLSWYANEAVAASTNSGIASLAVLCLFTGTASYANTFVAQYMGAGRPGRVGRAVWQAAFFSLAAGVVLFVVSRFGSGVFSSVNHAPELARAESIYFRITLGGSVFLVLGTALSTFFSGREVTSTVMIVTAVAVAVNVILDYVWIFGHLGFPAMGITGAAWATVVSNAVYALAFFLLMVRPRHRVEFGTMSGFRFDADLFHRLLRFGLPTGVSYSLEVTVWAVFVLVIGSYSVAQSAANAVANNINTLIYMPLFGVAIAVSTLVGRYQGERRPQAAARAAWSGVHLAVVHTLVFSALVIVVPGAFIFIFSAKADPVAFRPVAELTATLLWFVAFEAVFDGLSIILQGALKGAGDTRFPMVAMISLSWGIVGVPSLMLYLLGVRNIYLNWALAAAYFVVLSMVMLGRFLGGKWRTMRVIEDHVPPPRLGPYTEAPLAEAE
- a CDS encoding MATE family efflux transporter; translation: MWCWLKNRWRGEGGYRELLQMALPLVVSMGITSLQLFVDRVFLGWYSGKTMAASMQAGIAAFTIIVLFTSTAAYCNTFVAQYVGARRPDRVGLAVWQGAFFALGAWVVFLIASVFAGPLLDLVGHEAGLRVHEVTYFRIVLGGAGISVLSAALSSFFTGRGDTITVMLVTSLSVVINVGLNYLWIFGHAGFPEMGIAGAAWATVVANAVGACLFMLLMLRRRHRERFATASGFRFDRNLFVRLMRFGFPAGLTGMLDVLVWTIFLSLIGRVTTTGLIATAAAFSINQLAFMPMFGIGVSLSTLVGRRQGEYRPDVAARTVWSGIHLVTVYMVTIAACYVLVPRLFLALLAVNADPEEFRTYASTTIVLLRYVALYTVFDGFTITFISALRGAGDTRFPLIAATAVSYGLVVVPNWILYATGHATLYRFWTFTTACVIALSFVMLFRFLGGKWRSMRVIEEEVPPPYIAPHPDVPPLDIE